TCGCCTAGCTCGCTCATAGCGTCGTGAACACTGCCGTACTTGATGTTGATGAACGAGGGCAGCTTGGAGGGCTCAAGCTCCTCCGTGCCGTTCTGGATGTACGAGGAAAGGATGTAGTCGATGAAGGCCTGCTGCTTGTCCGTGTAGTGCGAGTGGATGAGGTCGGCGTGATCTTCGACGCGTTGCTCGCGGGTGAGGGGTTCGCGGGCGTAGGCGATGTGGACGAGAACGTCATAGATGTCGCTGTTCTCTGCCTCGATGAGTTTGGCCAGCTCTTTGAGCTGCACGATGCCATAGCCCTTCTCTGCGAGACCTTCTAGCAGCTTCAGGCGGGTGTTAGGGTGGCTCCATAGGGTACGAAGCTCTTGCTCGTCCTTAAAGAACTCAGGAATCTCGCCGTAGAGTTTTATGAGAAATTCCCTCGATGAAAGCGGTTTGCCGTCGGCGTCCCAGAATGAGGTTTGCACGAGGTGTTTGATGCGACGCTCTTTGCCGTCGGCTAGTTTGATTTTGAGAATGGATTGCTTGCCACAGATGCAGTCGAGTTCCCCGCATTCGGAGCATGGCTCCGTAGGTGGCTTCTCGCAGGTGCAAGGGCGGTTGCCGCATGCTTTGCAAGGCTCGCGTGGAGTGACTGGGCGCGGTTCCTCCGGCTCCAGCGGTTCGCCGTCCCACTCAGGGTCGGCGAAGTGGCGGTAGGCCTTCACGAAGTCGTGAATGGTGAAGTAGTCCTTGCCGTCGTAGAGGCGGGTTCCACGTCCGACGATCTGCTTGAACTCGATCATGGAGTTCACTGGGCGCATGAGGACGATGTGGCGGACATTGCGGGCGTCAACTCCCGTGGAGAGCTTCTGGGAGGTCGTCAGGATGGTCGGGATGGTTTTCTCGTTATCCTGGAACTGTTTGAGGTGTTGCTCGCCCAGTGCTCCGTCATCGGCTGTGACGCGGGCGCAGTAGTTGGGCTCCGTACTTGTCTTTAGCTGGTTGATGAGGTCGCGAACGGCGAGTGCGTGGAGTTGGGTGGCACAAAAGACGATGGACTTCTCGCGTTGGTCGATGGAGTTGAGGAAAATCTCGACGCGCTTCTTCTCGCGCTCCTTGATCTCGATAACCCGGTTGAAGTCTGCTTCCTCGTACACCTTGCCGACGGTGACGTCGCCTTCGATGATGTCATCGTCTGAAGTATAGACGTAGTCGTCGAGGGTGGTGGTTATCTGGTGAACTTTGAAGGGGGTGAGGAATCCGTCGTTAATGCCGTCCTTGAGCGCGTAGGTGTAGACTGGCTCGCCGAAGTAGCGGTAGGTGTCGGCATTGTGCTTACGAAGCGGGGTTGCTGTTAGCCCCAGTTGAGTCGCCGCAGAGAAGTATTCCAAGATGTCGCGCCAACTGGATTCGTCCTTGGCTCCGCCACGGTGGCACTCATCAATGATGATGAAGTCGAAGAAATCCTCCGGGTAGTCGCCGAAGTTAGGTTTTGGCTTGTCTGTCTCGTAGTCGAAACCAGCGGTGAAGGTTTGGAAGATGGTAAAGAAGACGCTGCCGTTCTTGGGGACTTTGCCCTTCTTGCGGATAGAGCTAGGGTCGATACGGACTAGGGCGTCTTCCTCGAACGCGTTGAAGGCGTTGAAGGCTTGGTCGGCAAGAATGTTGCGGTCGGCGAGAAAGAGGATGCGAGGGCGGCGTGTGGGCTCGCGGCTGGAGTTCCACTTGGCATGGAAGAGCTTCCAAGCGATTTGGAAGGCGATGGCTGTCTTGCCCGTACCCGTCGCAAGGGTGAGAAGGATACGATCTTTACCACCTGCGACGGCGTCGAGAGCACGTGTGATGGCAATGTCTTGATAGTAGCGGGGCTGCCATGCTCCGCCTTTGTCCTCGAAGGGAATGGAGGCGAAGCGGTCACGCCAATCACATTCCGTGGAGAAGGTGGCCGCCCAGAGTTCTTCAGGGGTAGGGAAGGTGTCGATCTCGCACTCCTGCCCGGTGTGCATGTCGATGCGGTAGATGCCGATCCCGTTGGTGGAGTAGGCGAAGCGGGTCTGGAGCTTGGAGGCGTATTGTTTCGCCTGCCCAACGCCTTGAGTGATTGGTAAGTCGCGCTTCTTTGCCTCGATGACTGCGAGCTTGCGGTTCCGGTGAACGAGGATGTAGTCGGCGATTTCCGGCTTTGCTCGTTTCCCAGCCCCTAGAAGGCGTCCTTGCGAAATTTGGCAGTTACGTTCGCGCAGAATCCGCGAGCGGTCAACGACGCCCCAGCCAGCCTCCTTGAGGGCGGGGTCGATCAGTTCGGCTCGGGTTTCTGCTTCGTTCATTGTTGTCTAACAGGGCTAAGTTGTGCTGTTAGTTTAGTGGAAGGTCTCTCAATGTCGATAAAATCGCTCATTTGATTAATCATTTACCCTGAGGCTGGTGGGTTATATGACACTTTACAGCTTGTATTTGGCACTATCTATGTCACACGAATTTAGCCCCACCGATCTAATCTAGTTTGAACTTCATCCTCTGGGAGCCTTGCTCCGTGTTCAATTATTAGTTTAAGTCCTTCAAATGCCCTCTTGGCAGTTACTTGTTTGGTTGAAACGAGTAAATCAAGAACCCAGAGGATACCTGAAACCTCTATGTTACTATGTTTTGCAGCGATTCTCAGTTTTCTGTCTCCTGTTAAGAGTCTCGCTCCTCTGGAATTTGCCAAGTAAAGGACGCTTCCGTCCTGAATACTTACATTGAATCTTCGTTTAAGGGCGAGAATATGATGTATATCAGTAGCTGGAATATCTTGTGTAACAATCGCTTTACTTGCTATGAGGAGACTAATTTTATTCCATTGTGACCCTCGTTTAAGTTCACTAACGACCATGTCAGTTGTTAGTGTAACTAAGCCGAGTTCAACCCATGGCTCTAATAGGTTTCCGTTAATGAGGTCGATAATTATGTTGGCATCTTTGACGACAACCGTGTTGATAGCTAGCGTCATTATTCTTCAAAGAATGGAGCGTTTAGTTGTTGGTTCGCCTCTTCAATGGAGCAGCCTAGGTAATTGGCGGCTTGAGAAATAGTTATAAGGTCTTCTCCATAAGCGCGGAATACGAGCTGTCGATATCGGACATGGGTTTCAGGAAAAATCCTACCAAGTCTATTATCCCATGGTTCTCTCTTGCGCCAATCTTTACCCGGCCCAAAGCCGAAGAACCTTCTGACATAGTCTTGCGGTAGGATATCGAGCTGTACAGCTCTCATGACGATTCCGCCCATAGAAATACCATAGCGTTTTTTGATTTCTAGGAGTTCCCCTAATGGGATACTCTTGCGTGAATTCCCTAACATGGAATAAAGAGCATTTTTCGGCAGCAGAATTGCTCCAGTGAAACCTTTGACAAACTTCTCTTCCTCTTTTTCATCCATTTGCATAGGCTCACATAAAATATGAGCTAGTTCGTGTAAGGCGGTCATACGCTTGCGTGCCGCAGTTTTTTGTGCTGACACTACAATTACAGGGCCACGGTTAGTTTCCGCAGAAAATCCATCGAACTTCTCGTCGCAATTTTTTGCATACCATACTTTGATGCCTTTTTCCTCCAATAAAGCGTGAACATTGGGGATAGGGTCTTCACCAATGTTCCACTTTTTGCGAAGTAAATCAGCCATGGCTTCGTAATCCTGAGTTAGCGAGCTTTTGATGGGAGATTCAAATTTAGGCCTTGGGTCAACGAGTTCTTCTATTTCGAAATAGCGCTCAAAGAAGTCTCGGGCTTCTTCAATAACTCTATTTTGCTCTTTTTTTGGAAGAGTGCTCATTTTACGGAAACGAATCCTATCAAGATCGACTTCAAAGTCGCGAAAAAGGTAGTCTAGTGAAACATCTAGGGCTTCTGAGAGTGCTACGAGAACTTTTGAAGAGGCCATAGATTGGCCTTTCTCATATTTTGAAAGGGCTGCAATGCTCACGATTTGGCCGATTTGCTCACGTAATTGGGCTAGTGACCAACCACGCATTTTGCGCGCTTGTTTTAGTCGTCTTCCGAAAATAGTTAGGTCGTTGCTCATAGTGGTGTTTGAGTAAATAATTCACATAATATTCACATTAATTCAATCTAAAGTTGAATAAATTGCTAAAAAGTGAATATTTTTCAACTGATTCGTTGACTTTGCGTGTAATGGTATGTAGAAACAAAAACAGGTTCCCCGCAAATTGGGAGAACCTGTTTAGAAATGAGCCTATGCAGCACTTGCGTGGGCATCGGTCAAAGTTTTGTAGCAAGAACTTTATACGACACTGGTGCTCCATGGTCAAGGGCGTAGCAGAGGCTCTCAAAAATAGAATATATTATGAGAACACTGCTGAATAAGCAGCGCGTTCGGGTTGTACCGAAAGCGCTCATGACGTCCGGGGCTGTGGAGACACGGCTCGTAGTTCCCGTGGATTTTGAATCTGACGGGGTGAAAAAATATCATTTGAAAGAGCTAAAGCGAGTAGGTGATAGCATGTTGCCTGCTGCTCATGGCCCAGCAACCAGAAGAAATATCGAAGGTCGAATCATCGTTCACAGAGATCAACCCAAAGAGCCTCATACTTGGACTCAGATTTGGGGTAGACACCAATTCTGTGGTAGAGGTCAGACTGAGTGGGTAGAAGATTATGTGTATCGTACAACCATGCGGTATCCGAGAACTCAGCTACCTGCTGAAGGGGTTGAAGTAGTGCTATTAGAGAATGCCAAAGGGGAGCGTTTTTTCTCTACCGAAGTTATACCAATTGCTGATGAAGAGCGATGGGTTACAGCTGCCAATGTCATGCTTGAGATATTCGGTTATTGCTGGGCTGTCGAAGAAACTGATCTAGAGTTGCCTTTAGTCGCTACTAGGCGGGTGAACTGGACGATATTACCTCAGGGGAGTATGCCTTGGGGGGAGGTGAAACCGAAACTGGATGAAGTGATTTCGACACTTAGAAATCCAGTGCGTCAGAACGTAGCTCAGAGAAACCTGCAACAAATCAATGATTATGAGCCAGATCAGATAGTCATAGGCCGTGGCGGGTTTGCTGGCTATGTAGGTTTCTGTTTTCCAGAAAAAGGATTCACGATTCTTGAGAGTATCCACCACAATAATGCCACCTACATCTTAGGTAGGGATTGGGAGGGGCTTTCACAGTTAAGCAAAGCTGAAATTCTTGATGGCGATCTTGCCGCTGGGCGACTGGTTCATACCTCCACATGGAGTCATGATCTAGCAGCTTGGTTTAAGCGTAACGCGGCATAGGGGACATAGTCATAGCAGGAGAGAGCGTCAGCCGTTTGGTTGACGCTCTCTTTTGATTACGAGTTGCCTGTAAACGCTTTACAGAGATTGTGGTGATATGCCAGTATTCGAGTCTATAAGACGGGAGTGAACCTGATTGGTGATTTCCTAAATATTGGCAAAAGTGAGCAGGATAGTTTTACCGTATGCTAAGGTTTTGAGGGCGCGTGTGGAGGCGATGAGCAAGGTATCTGAGTTTTGGATGCGTATTTCTATGGCAGCTTAACGCTGGGGAAATCAGCGTAATTACATACACTCTGTGTCCGCGAGCCGTCGATGAAGCTCCAGCCAATTTTTTTTGAGGAGGCGATCAGCTAGGCACGAGTTTCCACTTCGTTCAATAATGTCTAACATAAGTTGCTGTATGTCAGCAGAGGTCAAGTAGCGATGTGGATTCACTAACCATCCGATTCTTAGGTGGCTTTTTCCAAGTAAACCGCGAGTATCGAATTTACAGTCTGAAAAAGACCTTGTTGTTCACGTAGTCTGCCAACTTCCTTAGCGCCATGAAATAAATTATTCCGAACTCGGTATGTGACAAAAAGCAGAGAGGTTAAAATAAGTAACTCTTCTTGGGTCTCTTCCTTCAGAACCAAGCTCAGCGCTTCGATTTCGGGCTGCTCTCTTTTCTTAAGATTGCCTGAGTCTGGTAAAAAAGTAGACTCTAGATCGATTGCCGAATTTGAGTTTGAATAGAGGCTCCTCAGGTAGTTCAAATGATCTTGAAAATCATCTACTTCAACTAATCCACGGGTATAACTTTGATGAACATGCTCTTTGAGCTTTTTTAAGTTCACATGATTGCCGCAGGTTCGTTTCTCAAAGATATTCCACATCAGAGTAAACTCCAAAACATGCTGAATTTCCTTGCTGTCGAAGTCGGTGTGCTCGTAGCTGATTTTCTTCAGGCTTTCGTTAAGGTCAAAATCTGGAGGTGTCATTCTAATAGGCTGTGCGGAGTTAAGATAATCAAGTGAATGCTGCGTTATCGAATATTCTTAGGGTCAATAAAACCGAATGCAAAGCCTGAGTTAGATTGTGCGATCATTACAGAGGCTTCCATCCTGACATACGGGCCTTTCTCGTAATCATCTCGCTTGAAATCCTTGAGAGCTTCACGAACTTTACTTTGTTTGCGAAGGACTATACGAACTCTCTTCTCGGAACTCTTCGTTGAGGGTTTGATTCTAACTAGTCTGTGGAAGTTTTGACTGGCGCATGCTCGTATGACGCTTTCGTGCAAGCCTATAAAAAGGATGCTTCCGTCATCTAGGAGAATCACATCTCCCAAGATCGTGTTGTCAGCAGTATGGGAACGAGACACTGACAAAGACTGAAATAAATCTCTCCCTTCGGTACGATCTTTTGATATTGAAGCGCCAACCGAATTAACAAGTGGTATATTGCTGAGAAATTTCGGATATGGATAGTTAGATAACGCTTTAAGACGATTTTGAAGTGCTACCGAAAATATCGACCGAGGGGTTATCAAGCTGATCCAGTGCGCATAAAATGTTAGTCGATTTAGAATCTGTGCCGCTTCTGGAGAAACATTGTATCTGTTCGGTTCAGGATCTACTAGCCAGCATTGAAGAGTCGATTTTGGGTCATCGCTGATTACCGTTATTGTGCCATAACGCACAGCTTTGGTTTTGGATTTGTTCTTTCGATCCTCGGCCTTTTGAGCTGTCTTTTTATCCTTAATATCAGATTTATGATTAGAAACAGAGGAGGTCTTTTTTTGAATATTTTTTGAGAAAGATCCCTTATTTTCAACTTCAATATGACTTTTTCCATCACTGCCCATACAGGTAGTGAAGTCGAGCGTTTTTAGTTTTGTCGTCTCAGGTATTTTATCCCAATCACAAAAGCTCATGTCATGAAGCTTGTTGGCTATTGATAACCCAACAGCTACTCCCAAATCTTCAATTTGATGCTTCCGAAGATCCTCCCCGTCTGGAGAATATAGGGTATTATTTTTATATTCTATCCAATCTTCTAGCTCCGATAAAGATTTGTGAGTTTTTTTCGACAGTTCATCTCTATTAGACCATCCATTTTTGCCCACAATTTTCCTATTAAATAGCCAGTAGACCAGAAACTCAACAGTGGGGATTTCAACTTTTGATCCAGCTAGCTTTTCGATGTCTTCACTATTGGGGTAATTTGCTTCGAATTCGTCTTTTTCTTTTTTGTTATAGTAATCTACTTGAACCTTAATGTTTTGAGGTAAGTTATCGAAAGAGAGGTTCATTTGGAGGAGGTTTGTTGGTTGTTACGGGTGAGGTGTAAAAGCTAGTTGAACCGACGATTCATTTCTGCCACGAGAGTTTCTGATTCTTCGCGTGTTAGGTAAGGGGTTTTGACTGTGCGTGCCCAGAAGAAACCGTGTCCTAAGAGTTTGCGGATTTCTCTGGCGGAGATGTGTTGTGGATTGTCAGGGTTCGGGACTGGAGTTAGCCATTCCAAGTCGCAGTATTTCGTAGTGTCTACCGCATCAAAGTCTGGGTCGTCTTTCACTGCGCTGGTAACTCGGCCAGCGGCTACGATGCCCACGCCTTTGTGGTAGAGAAAAACGGTGTCGTTTTTGTTGAGGCGGTAGACGCATCCGTCTTGCTCATTGTAGGCTGCCACACGGCTGTTTCTGGCCATGTATTCGAGTGACCAGTTGCCGTTCATGAGGCATGTATCAAAAATAACCCCTTTGAGGTGGGCGGGGTTTTGGTGAAGGTCGTAGGGGAGAGAGAAAAACTCGAAGTAGGACTCGTCCGCGATTTCAAAAATGCGGTAAGGCACGAAGTCTATCTTCAGTCCCTTACCTTTCCAGTAGTCTACCTTTTTGGCTAAGTCTGTATTGCCAGCGTAGCCCACTAGAATGAGATGCTGATCTTTGTTGAAGGAAGACTCCGCCAGAGGTTCATCGAGTTCGAAGGTTTCCTGATGGGCTTCGGCAAGGCTACCCGACGGGAGGTTGTCCCGCTGTCCTCGATAGGTCTCGAATTTTTTGGCGATGGTGGAATAGTTCCAGTCTGCGGATTGGTCGGCATAGCGTAGAACTTGATGCACTGCGTCCCCACCAACCGTAGCACGTTTCAGCTCAAAAATAACGATATCACCATTCTTATTCAGGGCGTAGATGTCGGCCTCTTCTTGGCGCGCCCGTTCCTGAAAGAAGGGAAGGAGCTCAAGGCTTTCCATGAGTTGGTCAGCGAGTAGGTTCTCCAAGTCTTTTTCAAGTGGCAGGTGGGTAAATGGTTGGGGTTCGAGTGATTCAAATGAATCTCCGTCTTTGATGATTCGATAAAGCATGGAGGAATTTAGTTAGAAATTTTGCAAAGAGTTGTAGGTCTAGGCTTCTTAGGCGTCGGGGTTTTCGTGGGTGATGCGGTGGAAGTTTTCGGCGACGAAGGGGAGGAACTGGGGTTTGACGTGTTCGGTCTGGTCTTTGGTGCGCTTGCCGTTGAACCAGACGGTACGCTTACCAGAGTTTTTGCCGTTCTTGTTCTGGTTGGCGCGTTCGATGAACTCCTTTGAGGACATGATCCAGAGGGTGTCCATTCTTTCGGAGTAGAAGACGAACCAGTAATTCGGGCGGTACTCGTGGGTGATTGCGGCAAAGAGACCGCTGTTGCCAAATTTGGCGTCCTTAGAGCGAGCCTTGATCTGCACCTCGACGTACTGGCCGTCCGGGCGTTTGACCACGGCATCGACGGCGTCGTCGTCAACCAAGGGGAGGTAGACGTCGAGGCCTTGCTTCAGCATCAAGCCAACGACGTAGAACTCGATCCGTTTGCCAAAGGCTGCGGAGTTACGGAATGAGTTCGTAATTAAGTCACTCATAGCTTGCCGGAGAAGGCTTGGTGGAGGAGGGATTGTTTCAGCTCGGCGTAGGAGTTGAGTTGCTTCTGGTATAGTTGTTCGAGCTGGTGAGTTTCATCAGAGATCATGTCGAGTTTAGCGACGACTAAATTCTGCATATGTAATGATGGTAGATGAATAGGATAAGGATTTAGTGCGTTTTTATTTACACCGCTCTGTCCAGCAGCTCTGGATGAAGCTTTTTCGACGTATGCATACATTGCCGGTGTTCTGAGAAATGCAGCTAAGAAGTCTTTAGATATACGCCTTTCGTCAGGGATAGCCTTGATGAGAGCAACGTTGTACGCACCTTCTAGTCCTCTGAGAATCTGGAAAATTGGAGGTCCATATCTTCCGATCATGACATCATCGGTTGAACAGAACCTTCTAACCTTATCTTTATCCACATATACAATGTGTTTATCGGATTTATAATCACGTATTTGAATGAGGCGAACTCTCTCAGGAGCTGGGTCTTTATGAAATTCTGATTTTGGAGGTTGAGAGCCTCCCGTGAACTTGCAAATCTCTCCTAGGGTTGTCTCTGGCCAGTCCTCTCCTATCTTTTGAAAGGTGGATTGGAGGGTGGACTGGAAGAGTTCGCGGGCGTTATGGAGCTTGCGCTCGGTGTGGGCGATGGCGGTGGCGATGGATTCGAAGGCTTCGTCGAGGATGGCGACGATGCGCTCTTGCTCAGATAGGGGAGGGACGGGGATTTTATATTCTTTTAGTTTCGAGGCGTTAATGTTTGCCTGATTAACGCTTTTTGACATCACTGAAAAACCATGCGCGCGAGTTGTGGCACAATTTAAGAAATAGTTGAGGTATGTAGCGTTGAGTAGTTCTGAGTTAGTTTGTACTCTAATCAGGTAGCCTGCGTGAATGGCGGGTCTGGCTCCATTAAATAAAGCGGCTTTTCCGACGAGCTCGGCGCTATTGGTGCGATTAAAAAGAACATCATTTTTAACGAGCTGATACTTTTTAATTTCATCTAAATCGGAAGAGAATTTGAGATCACCCCAAATTATCTCACCGTCTTGTAAATTCCCCATTCTTAACACAGGGATCTCACCTTTTGATTCCGACTTTGATGAAGAGCCGTATTGAAAGGCGGTGCACACCTCCTTGAGTGTTTTAACAGGCCATTTACTCATTTGATAATCCCTTCAATATTTTCGAGGATGGACTCGGCCTCTTTGTCGAGATGGCGGATTTCGGCGATGATAGCGGCGGGTTCGCGTAGCGGCTCTTCCTCCGGGGTGTGCGGGTTCTTGACTGAGAGGTCGCAGGTGTCCTCAGGGATGTCTGCGCGGTCGAGGCTCCATGAGTATTCCGATGTGGCGAAGGTCTTCTGCTTTTCGATGAAGTCGGCAAGGTCGGTGTCGTTAAGCGGGTTGGTCTTGCCAAGGCGGCGTCCAAGCTTTTCCTCGCTGAGCTGGTAGAACCATGTCTTGCGGGTGGGTGCGCCTTTCTCAAAGAAGAGCACGACGGTCTTGACGCCCGCGCCTTGGAAGGTGCCGCCGGGGCAGTCCAACACGGTGTGGAGGTTGCACGAGTCCAGGAGTTCGCGGCGGAGGGCAACGGAGGCGTTGTCCGAGTTGCTCAGGAAGGTGTTCTTGATGACGACGGCGGCGCGGCCACCGGCACGAAGTGAGCGGATGAAGTGCTGGAGGAAGAGGAAGGCGGTCTCGCCCGTCTTGATCGGGAAGTTCTGCTGGACTTCTTTGCGCTCTTTGCCGCCGAAGGGCGGGTTGGCTAGAATGAGGTCGAAGCGGTCTTTCTCCTGAATGTCTTGGTCGTGGTCGGCAAGGGTATTGCCGTGGATGATGTTAGGGGTTTCCACGCCATGCAGGATGAGGTTCATGATGGCGATGACGTAGGCGAGGGATTTCTTCTCCTTGCCGTAGAGGGTGGAAGTCTGGAGTGTCTGGAGCTGGGAGGCGGTGAGCCCCTTGGTGGCGCGTAGGTGGTCGTAGGCCTCGCAGAGGAAGCCAGCGGAGCCGCAAGCGCCATCGTAGACGCGTTCTCCAATCTTGGGCTGGCATACCTCGATCATGGCGCGGATGAGCGGGCGGGGGGTGTAGTATTCGCCGCCGTTGCGGCCAGCGTTGCCCATGTTCTTGATGCGGGTCTCGTAGAGGTCTGAAAGCTCGTGCTTTTGCTTCTGCGAGCGGAACTGAAGGGAGTCGATGAGGTCAAGCGCCTCGCGGAGGGAATAGCCGGACTGGAACTTATTGGTAATCTCGCCGAAAATCTCACCGATCTTGTACTCGATGGTGTCCGGGGAGGCGGCACGCTGTTTGAAGCCCTTGAGGTAGGGGAAGAGCTGAAGGTTTACGAAGTCGATGAGGTCTGAGCCCGTGAGGGCTGTGTTGTGGTCGATCTCGCCGGAGGCGTTCTTCGGGGCAGCCCATGCAGACCAGCGGAATTTCTCCTCGATAATGGGGGAGTAGTCCCTGCCTTCAAGAATGGCGTGCTGGGCTTTGTCCTGCTCCAAGTCGTCCAAGTATTTGAGGAAGAGGAGCCATGAGGTCTGCTCGGTATAGTCTAGCTCAGATGAGCACCCAGCCTCTTTCCAGAGGACGTCGTCTAGGTTCTTGAAGGTCTGTTCAAACACGGGACGAATCTAGGACGAACAAGGGCGGATGGAGAAGAAGGAATTTCGGGAAAGTGAGGGTGTGGGCTTACTTAATCTTGATGTCCATGCGGTAGGTGCGGAGGAAGCCTAGCTTCTTGTCTAGGACGGCGAAGGCGTCGGTGGTGCTGCCGCGTTTGAAGTCACGGTACGCGCTGGCGGCTTTTCCGAGCGCACTGGGGGTGATAGTGAAGCGCGATGTGCTGGGGCTTACAACGGGGATGGAGGCCTTGCCCCACTCCCCGCAGTCGATGCGCAGGCGGGTCTTGGTAAGGTGGCACTGGATGGCGCGGACGCCACGGCCTCTGATAGCTCGCTTGAGCGAGGTGGTCGCTTTTGAGAACTCTACTTCGTCGAGACTGAATTTGATGAGTGGCATGGTTATTCGGGGGTGAAGAAATAGGCGCGGTTGCCTTTCCTTGGCAAAGGACTGAGCAACTTTTAAAGGCGATCTATATGGACTCCTCTGGCGACGAGGTACTTGTATAGTTGTTTGTCGGCTATCATGGATTTAACCACTAAATTGTATGCAATGTGGTGAGCACTAGCTTTGATCTTCGCCTGTATTAGATGCACGACGATAGTTCCGAGCACCAGAGCTAGAACACCCCAGATTATTGATGAGGTCGTTTCGATAAAACCTATGATGACTCCAAGTGGAAAACTTCCTAGTACTGCTAGGAATCCGAATCCAGCTAAAAGCGACACGAGATCATGCTGCTTATCCAAGAGTTCGACAGCTTCTCTTCCTATGATTCGAGAATCATGTTTCAGTATGTGATATGCGTCTGATTCTTTTAGATCGACAATGGCCTGCTTGCCTTGGATTGCTTTGATGAATTTTTTGTGTCCCAGAGGTTTTGGATCTGCTGTCATCTTATTACTTTCTTAAGAGATGCGTCGCCTTAGGCGGGGAAGTTCATTAACTCGTAAACCGCGAATTGGAGCGCCATCCAT
Above is a genomic segment from Rubritalea squalenifaciens DSM 18772 containing:
- a CDS encoding helix-turn-helix domain-containing protein codes for the protein MSNDLTIFGRRLKQARKMRGWSLAQLREQIGQIVSIAALSKYEKGQSMASSKVLVALSEALDVSLDYLFRDFEVDLDRIRFRKMSTLPKKEQNRVIEEARDFFERYFEIEELVDPRPKFESPIKSSLTQDYEAMADLLRKKWNIGEDPIPNVHALLEEKGIKVWYAKNCDEKFDGFSAETNRGPVIVVSAQKTAARKRMTALHELAHILCEPMQMDEKEEEKFVKGFTGAILLPKNALYSMLGNSRKSIPLGELLEIKKRYGISMGGIVMRAVQLDILPQDYVRRFFGFGPGKDWRKREPWDNRLGRIFPETHVRYRQLVFRAYGEDLITISQAANYLGCSIEEANQQLNAPFFEE
- the hsdR gene encoding EcoAI/FtnUII family type I restriction enzme subunit R, which codes for MNEAETRAELIDPALKEAGWGVVDRSRILRERNCQISQGRLLGAGKRAKPEIADYILVHRNRKLAVIEAKKRDLPITQGVGQAKQYASKLQTRFAYSTNGIGIYRIDMHTGQECEIDTFPTPEELWAATFSTECDWRDRFASIPFEDKGGAWQPRYYQDIAITRALDAVAGGKDRILLTLATGTGKTAIAFQIAWKLFHAKWNSSREPTRRPRILFLADRNILADQAFNAFNAFEEDALVRIDPSSIRKKGKVPKNGSVFFTIFQTFTAGFDYETDKPKPNFGDYPEDFFDFIIIDECHRGGAKDESSWRDILEYFSAATQLGLTATPLRKHNADTYRYFGEPVYTYALKDGINDGFLTPFKVHQITTTLDDYVYTSDDDIIEGDVTVGKVYEEADFNRVIEIKEREKKRVEIFLNSIDQREKSIVFCATQLHALAVRDLINQLKTSTEPNYCARVTADDGALGEQHLKQFQDNEKTIPTILTTSQKLSTGVDARNVRHIVLMRPVNSMIEFKQIVGRGTRLYDGKDYFTIHDFVKAYRHFADPEWDGEPLEPEEPRPVTPREPCKACGNRPCTCEKPPTEPCSECGELDCICGKQSILKIKLADGKERRIKHLVQTSFWDADGKPLSSREFLIKLYGEIPEFFKDEQELRTLWSHPNTRLKLLEGLAEKGYGIVQLKELAKLIEAENSDIYDVLVHIAYAREPLTREQRVEDHADLIHSHYTDKQQAFIDYILSSYIQNGTEELEPSKLPSFINIKYGSVHDAMSELGDAAAIKSLFDSFQQHLYEETDDGTQATA
- a CDS encoding N-6 DNA methylase, which gives rise to MFEQTFKNLDDVLWKEAGCSSELDYTEQTSWLLFLKYLDDLEQDKAQHAILEGRDYSPIIEEKFRWSAWAAPKNASGEIDHNTALTGSDLIDFVNLQLFPYLKGFKQRAASPDTIEYKIGEIFGEITNKFQSGYSLREALDLIDSLQFRSQKQKHELSDLYETRIKNMGNAGRNGGEYYTPRPLIRAMIEVCQPKIGERVYDGACGSAGFLCEAYDHLRATKGLTASQLQTLQTSTLYGKEKKSLAYVIAIMNLILHGVETPNIIHGNTLADHDQDIQEKDRFDLILANPPFGGKERKEVQQNFPIKTGETAFLFLQHFIRSLRAGGRAAVVIKNTFLSNSDNASVALRRELLDSCNLHTVLDCPGGTFQGAGVKTVVLFFEKGAPTRKTWFYQLSEEKLGRRLGKTNPLNDTDLADFIEKQKTFATSEYSWSLDRADIPEDTCDLSVKNPHTPEEEPLREPAAIIAEIRHLDKEAESILENIEGIIK
- a CDS encoding restriction endonuclease subunit S, with the translated sequence MSKWPVKTLKEVCTAFQYGSSSKSESKGEIPVLRMGNLQDGEIIWGDLKFSSDLDEIKKYQLVKNDVLFNRTNSAELVGKAALFNGARPAIHAGYLIRVQTNSELLNATYLNYFLNCATTRAHGFSVMSKSVNQANINASKLKEYKIPVPPLSEQERIVAILDEAFESIATAIAHTERKLHNARELFQSTLQSTFQKIGEDWPETTLGEICKFTGGSQPPKSEFHKDPAPERVRLIQIRDYKSDKHIVYVDKDKVRRFCSTDDVMIGRYGPPIFQILRGLEGAYNVALIKAIPDERRISKDFLAAFLRTPAMYAYVEKASSRAAGQSGVNKNALNPYPIHLPSLHMQNLVVAKLDMISDETHQLEQLYQKQLNSYAELKQSLLHQAFSGKL